A single Pan troglodytes isolate AG18354 chromosome X, NHGRI_mPanTro3-v2.0_pri, whole genome shotgun sequence DNA region contains:
- the SLITRK2 gene encoding SLIT and NTRK-like protein 2 → MLSGVWFLSVLTVAGILQTESRKTAKDICKIRCLCEEKENVLNINCENKGFTTVSLLQPPQYRIYQLFLNGNLLTRLYPNEFVNYSNAVTLHLGNNGLQEIRTGAFSGLKTLKRLHLNNNKLEILREDTFLGLESLEYLQADYNYISAIEAGAFSKLNKLKVLILNDNLLLSLPSNVFRFVLLTHLDLRGNRLKVMPFAGVLEHIGGIMEIQLEENPWNCTCDLLPLKAWLDTITVFVGEIVCETPFRLHGKDVTQLTRQDLCPRKSASDSSQRGSHADTHVQRLSPTMNPALNPTRAPKASRPPKMRNRPTPRVTVSKDRQSFGPIMVYQTKSPVPLTCPSSCVCTSQSSDNGLNVNCQERKFTNISDLQPKPTSPKKLYLTGNYLQTVYKNDLLEYSSLDLLHLGNNRIAVIQEGAFTNLTSLRRLYLNGNYLEVLYPSMFDGLQSLQYLYLEYNVIKEIKPLTFDALINLQLLFLNNNLLRSLPDNIFGGTALTRLNLRNNHFSHLPVKGVLDQLPAFIQIDLQENPWDCTCDIMGLKDWTEHANSPVIINEVTCESPAKHAGEILKFLGREAICPDSPNLSDGTILSMNHNTDTPRSLSVSPSSYPELHTEVPLSVLILGLLVVFILSVCFGAGLFVFVLKRRKGVPSVPRNTNNLDVSSFQLQYGSYNTETHDKTDGHVYNYIPPPVGQMCQNPIYMQKEGDPVAYYRNLQEFSYSNLEEKKEEPATPAYTISATELLEKQATPREPELLYQNIAERVKELPSAGLVHYNFCTLPKRQFAPSYESRRQNQDRINKTVLYGTPRKCFVGQSKPNHPLLQAKPQSEPDYLEVLEKQTAISQL, encoded by the coding sequence ATGCTGAGCGGCGTTTGGTTCCTCAGTGTGTTAACCGTGGCCGGGATCTTACAGACAGAGAGTCGCAAAACTGCCAAAGACATTTGCAAGATCCGCTGTCTGTGCGAAGAAAAGGAAAACGTACTGAATATCAACTGTGAGAACAAAGGATTTACAACAGTTAGCCTGCTCCAGCCCCCCCAGTATCGAATCTATCAGCTTTTTCTCAATGGAAACCTCTTGACAAGACTGTATCCAAACGAATTTGTCAATTACTCCAACGCGGTGACTCTTCACCTAGGTAACAACGGGTTACAGGAGATCCGAACGGGGGCATTCAGTGGCCTGAAAACTCTCAAAAGACtgcatctcaacaacaacaagctTGAGATATTGAGGGAGGACACCTTCCTAGGCCTGGAGAGCCTGGAGTATCTCCAGGCTGACTACAATTACATCAGTGCCATCGAGGCTGGGGCATTCAGCAAACTTAACAAGCTCAAAGTGCTCATCCTGAATGACAACCTTCTGCTTTCACTGCCCAGCAATGTGTTCCGCTTTGTCCTGCTGACCCACTTAGACCTCAGGGGCAATAGGCTAAAAGTAATGCCTTTTGCTGGCGTCCTTGAACATATTGGAGGGATCATGGAGATTCAGCTGGAGGAAAATCCATGGAATTGCACTTGTGACTTACTTCCTCTCAAGGCCTGGCTAGACACCATAACTGTTTTTGTGGGAGAGATTGTCTGTGAGACTCCCTTTAGGTTGCATGGGAAAGACGTGACCCAGCTGACCAGGCAAGACCTCTGTCCCAGAAAAAGTGCCAGTGATTCCAGTCAGAGGGGCAGCCATGCTGACACCCACGTCCAAAGGCTGTCACCTACAATGAATCCTGCTCTGAACCCAACCAGGGCTCCGAAAGCCAGCCGGCCGCCCAAAATGAGAAATCGTCCAACTCCCCGAGTGACTGTGTCAAAGGACAGGCAAAGTTTTGGACCCATCATGGTGTACCAGACCAAGTCTCCTGTGCCTCTCACCTGTCCCAGCAGCTGTGTCTGCACCTCTCAGAGCTCAGACAATGGTCTGAATGTAAACTGCCAAGAAAGGAAGTTCACTAATATCTCTGACCTGCAGCCCAAACCGACCAGTCCAAAGAAACTCTACCTAACAGGGAACTATCTTCAAACTGTCTATAAGAATGACCTCTTAGAATACAGTTCTTTGGACTTACTGCACTTAGGAAACAACAGGATTGCAGTCATTCAGGAAGGTGCCTTTACAAACCTGACCAGTTTACGCAGACTTTATCTGAATGGCAATTACCTTGAAGTGCTGTACCCTTCTATGTTTGATGGACTGCAGAGCTTGCAATATCTCTATTTAGAGTATAATGTCATTAAGGAAATTAAGCCTCTGACCTTTGATGCTTTGATTAACCTACAGCTACTGTTTCTGAACAACAACCTTCTTCGGTCTTTACCTGATAATATATTTGGGGGGACGGCCCTAACCAGGCTGAATCTGAGAAACAACCATTTTTCTCACCTGCCCGTGAAAGGGGTTCTGGATCAGCTCCCGGCTTTCATCCAGATAGATCTGCAAGAGAACCCCTGGGACTGTACCTGTGACATCATGGGGCTGAAAGACTGGACAGAACATGCCAATTCCCCTGTCATCATTAATGAGGTGACTTGCGAATCTCCTGCTAAGCATGCAGGGGAGATACTAAAATTTCTGGGGAGGGAGGCTATCTGTCCAGACAGCCCAAACTTGTCAGATGGAACCATCTTGTCAATGAATCACAATACAGACACACCTCGGTCGCTTAGTGTGTCTCCTAGTTCCTATCCTGAACTACACACTGAAGTTCCACTGTCTGTCTTAATTCTGGGATTGCTTGTTGTTTTCATCTTATCTGTCTGTTTTGGGGCCGGTTTATTCGTCTTTGTCTTGAAACGCCGAAAGGGAGTGCCGAGCGTTCCCAGGAATACCAACAACTTAGACGTAAGCTCCTTTCAATTACAGTATGGGTCTTACAACACTGAGACTCACGATAAAACAGACGGCCATGTCTACAACTATATCCCCCCACCTGTGGGTCAGATGTGCCAAAACCCCATCTACATGCAGAAGGAAGGAGACCCAGTAGCCTATTACCGAAACCTGCAAGAGTTCAGCTATAGCAAcctggaggagaaaaaagaagagccAGCCACACCTGCTTACACAATAAGTGCCACTGAGCTGCTAGAAAAGCAGGCCACACCAAGAGAGCCTGAGCTGCTGTATCAAAATATTGCTGAGCGAGTCAAGGAACTTCCCAGCGCAGGCCTAGTCCACTATAACTTTTGTACCTTACCTAAAAGGCAGTTTGCCCCTTCCTATGAATCTCGACGCCAAAACCAAGACAGAATCAATAAAACCGTTTTATATGGAACTCCCAGGAAATGCTTTGTGGGGCAGTCAAAACCCAACCACCCTTTACTGCAAGCTAAGCCGCAATCAGAACCGGACTACCTCGAAGTTCTGGAAAAACAAACTGCAATCAGTCAGCTGTGA